In Vigna unguiculata cultivar IT97K-499-35 chromosome 3, ASM411807v1, whole genome shotgun sequence, a single genomic region encodes these proteins:
- the LOC114176776 gene encoding protein DETOXIFICATION 16-like isoform X1 encodes MRIRRREEVEELKRQLRLAVPLFSVGILQYILQTISVMFVGHLGTLPLDGATMATSFASVTGFNLLMGLATALDTFCGQSNGAGQYHMLGIYMQRSMLVVLSMSVFIAMIWANTEPILKAMHQDKVISEEAGSYARYMIPSLFAYGLLQCMLKFLQTQNIVLPMVVTSGIAAVLHVPFCWLLVFKSGLGSRGAALANSISYWVNAILIFLYVRFSSSCKQSWTGFSKMAFHNLPEFLKLAVPSALMLCLKVWTFELMVLMSGLLPNPILETSVLAICLNTFGLAWMIPFGFSAAVSIRVSNELGGGNPKAASVAVRVVLSMAFIEGMVLVSAMILLRNVWGHVYSNDKEVIRYVSFMMPTLAISSFLDGIQSALSGILAGCGWQKIGACVNLASFYVVGVPSAVVLAFVVHMKAKGLWLGIILAFVVQVLFYIVIAFRTDMEEQARKAQSRVERSAISPTTRECVIPH; translated from the exons atgagaataaggagaagggaAGAGGTGGAAGAACTGAAGAGGCAGCTACGGTTAGCAGTGCCTCTTTTCTCAGTTGGAATTTTACAATACATTCTGCAAACAATCTCTGTAATGTTTGTTGGCCATCTTGGTACCCTCCCTCTTGATGGTGCAACCATGGCCACTTCTTTTGCATCAGTCACAGGCTTCAACTTATTG ATGGGGTTGGCCACTGCACTGGACACGTTTTGTGGTCAGTCAAATGGGGCAGGACAGTACCATATGCTTGGCATATATATGCAGAGATCCATGCTTGTGGTTTTAAGTATGAGTGTGTTCATTGCCATGATCTGGGCCAACACAGAGCCAATTCTAAAGGCCATGCATCAGGACAAGGTCATATCCGAGGAAGCTGGCTCATATGCCCGTTACATGATCCCAAGTTTATTTGCTTATGGTCTTCTTCAGTGCATGCTCAAGTTCTTGCAAACCCAAAACATTGTGCTACCAATGGTGGTAACTTCTGGAATTGCAGCAGTGCTGCATGTCCCTTTCTGTTGGCTTTTGGTTTTCAAGTCAGGGCTTGGAAGCAGAGGAGCAGCCTTGGCCAATTCCATATCTTACTGGGTAAATGCAATCTTGATTTTCCTTTATGTGAGGTTCTCTTCTTCATGCAAACAATCTTGGACAGGCTTTTCAAAGATGGCCTTCCACAACCTACCTGAATTCCTTAAACTCGCTGTTCCTTCTGCTCTTATGCTCTG CTTGAAAGTGTGGACATTTGAACTGATGGTCCTCATGTCTGGTCTTCTTCCTAACCCAATATTAGAAACTTCGGTGCTTGCAATATG CCTTAATACTTTTGGTCTGGCTTGGATGATCCCTTTTGGATTCAGTGCTGCTGTAAG TATTAGAGTCTCCAATGAACTGGGGGGTGGAAATCCAAAAGCTGCAAGTGTAGCAGTTAGGGTGGTGCTGTCAATGGCCTTCATTGAAGGGATGGTTTTAGTTTCAGCAATGATTCTTCTGCGGAATGTGTGGGGGCATGTTTACAGCAATGACAAAGAGGTAATCAGATACGTGTCCTTCATGATGCCAACTTTGGCAATTTCTAGCTTTCTAGATGGCATCCAAAGTGCACTTTCAG GCATTCTTGCAGGATGTGGGTGGCAAAAGATTGGTGCCTGTGTGAATCTTGCATCGTTTTATGTTGTGGGGGTTCCTTCTGCTGTAGTATTAGCATTTGTTGTACACATGAAAGCCAAG GGGCTTTGGTTGGGGATAATTTTAGCATTTGTTGTGCAAGTGTTGTTTTACATAGTCATTGCTTTTCGAACTGATATGGAGGAACAA GCAAGGAAAGCTCAAAGCAGAGTTGAACGTTCAGCCATCTCGCCAACTACCAGAGAGTGTGTGATACCACATTAG
- the LOC114176776 gene encoding protein DETOXIFICATION 16-like isoform X3 — protein sequence MRIRRREEVEELKRQLRLAVPLFSVGILQYILQTISVMFVGHLGTLPLDGATMATSFASVTGFNLLMGLATALDTFCGQSNGAGQYHMLGIYMQRSMLVVLSMSVFIAMIWANTEPILKAMHQDKVISEEAGSYARYMIPSLFAYGLLQCMLKFLQTQNIVLPMVVTSGIAAVLHVPFCWLLVFKSGLGSRGAALANSISYWVNAILIFLYVRFSSSCKQSWTGFSKMAFHNLPEFLKLAVPSALMLCLKVWTFELMVLMSGLLPNPILETSVLAICLNTFGLAWMIPFGFSAAVSIRVSNELGGGNPKAASVAVRVVLSMAFIEGMVLVSAMILLRNVWGHVYSNDKEVIRYVSFMMPTLAISSFLDGIQSALSGKESSKQS from the exons atgagaataaggagaagggaAGAGGTGGAAGAACTGAAGAGGCAGCTACGGTTAGCAGTGCCTCTTTTCTCAGTTGGAATTTTACAATACATTCTGCAAACAATCTCTGTAATGTTTGTTGGCCATCTTGGTACCCTCCCTCTTGATGGTGCAACCATGGCCACTTCTTTTGCATCAGTCACAGGCTTCAACTTATTG ATGGGGTTGGCCACTGCACTGGACACGTTTTGTGGTCAGTCAAATGGGGCAGGACAGTACCATATGCTTGGCATATATATGCAGAGATCCATGCTTGTGGTTTTAAGTATGAGTGTGTTCATTGCCATGATCTGGGCCAACACAGAGCCAATTCTAAAGGCCATGCATCAGGACAAGGTCATATCCGAGGAAGCTGGCTCATATGCCCGTTACATGATCCCAAGTTTATTTGCTTATGGTCTTCTTCAGTGCATGCTCAAGTTCTTGCAAACCCAAAACATTGTGCTACCAATGGTGGTAACTTCTGGAATTGCAGCAGTGCTGCATGTCCCTTTCTGTTGGCTTTTGGTTTTCAAGTCAGGGCTTGGAAGCAGAGGAGCAGCCTTGGCCAATTCCATATCTTACTGGGTAAATGCAATCTTGATTTTCCTTTATGTGAGGTTCTCTTCTTCATGCAAACAATCTTGGACAGGCTTTTCAAAGATGGCCTTCCACAACCTACCTGAATTCCTTAAACTCGCTGTTCCTTCTGCTCTTATGCTCTG CTTGAAAGTGTGGACATTTGAACTGATGGTCCTCATGTCTGGTCTTCTTCCTAACCCAATATTAGAAACTTCGGTGCTTGCAATATG CCTTAATACTTTTGGTCTGGCTTGGATGATCCCTTTTGGATTCAGTGCTGCTGTAAG TATTAGAGTCTCCAATGAACTGGGGGGTGGAAATCCAAAAGCTGCAAGTGTAGCAGTTAGGGTGGTGCTGTCAATGGCCTTCATTGAAGGGATGGTTTTAGTTTCAGCAATGATTCTTCTGCGGAATGTGTGGGGGCATGTTTACAGCAATGACAAAGAGGTAATCAGATACGTGTCCTTCATGATGCCAACTTTGGCAATTTCTAGCTTTCTAGATGGCATCCAAAGTGCACTTTCAG GCAAGGAAAGCTCAAAGCAGAGTTGA
- the LOC114176776 gene encoding protein DETOXIFICATION 16-like isoform X2: MRIRRREEVEELKRQLRLAVPLFSVGILQYILQTISVMFVGHLGTLPLDGATMATSFASVTGFNLLMGLATALDTFCGQSNGAGQYHMLGIYMQRSMLVVLSMSVFIAMIWANTEPILKAMHQDKVISEEAGSYARYMIPSLFAYGLLQCMLKFLQTQNIVLPMVVTSGIAAVLHVPFCWLLVFKSGLGSRGAALANSISYWVNAILIFLYVRFSSSCKQSWTGFSKMAFHNLPEFLKLAVPSALMLCLKVWTFELMVLMSGLLPNPILETSVLAICLNTFGLAWMIPFGFSAAVSIRVSNELGGGNPKAASVAVRVVLSMAFIEGMVLVSAMILLRNVWGHVYSNDKEVIRYVSFMMPTLAISSFLDGIQSALSGALVGDNFSICCASVVLHSHCFSN, translated from the exons atgagaataaggagaagggaAGAGGTGGAAGAACTGAAGAGGCAGCTACGGTTAGCAGTGCCTCTTTTCTCAGTTGGAATTTTACAATACATTCTGCAAACAATCTCTGTAATGTTTGTTGGCCATCTTGGTACCCTCCCTCTTGATGGTGCAACCATGGCCACTTCTTTTGCATCAGTCACAGGCTTCAACTTATTG ATGGGGTTGGCCACTGCACTGGACACGTTTTGTGGTCAGTCAAATGGGGCAGGACAGTACCATATGCTTGGCATATATATGCAGAGATCCATGCTTGTGGTTTTAAGTATGAGTGTGTTCATTGCCATGATCTGGGCCAACACAGAGCCAATTCTAAAGGCCATGCATCAGGACAAGGTCATATCCGAGGAAGCTGGCTCATATGCCCGTTACATGATCCCAAGTTTATTTGCTTATGGTCTTCTTCAGTGCATGCTCAAGTTCTTGCAAACCCAAAACATTGTGCTACCAATGGTGGTAACTTCTGGAATTGCAGCAGTGCTGCATGTCCCTTTCTGTTGGCTTTTGGTTTTCAAGTCAGGGCTTGGAAGCAGAGGAGCAGCCTTGGCCAATTCCATATCTTACTGGGTAAATGCAATCTTGATTTTCCTTTATGTGAGGTTCTCTTCTTCATGCAAACAATCTTGGACAGGCTTTTCAAAGATGGCCTTCCACAACCTACCTGAATTCCTTAAACTCGCTGTTCCTTCTGCTCTTATGCTCTG CTTGAAAGTGTGGACATTTGAACTGATGGTCCTCATGTCTGGTCTTCTTCCTAACCCAATATTAGAAACTTCGGTGCTTGCAATATG CCTTAATACTTTTGGTCTGGCTTGGATGATCCCTTTTGGATTCAGTGCTGCTGTAAG TATTAGAGTCTCCAATGAACTGGGGGGTGGAAATCCAAAAGCTGCAAGTGTAGCAGTTAGGGTGGTGCTGTCAATGGCCTTCATTGAAGGGATGGTTTTAGTTTCAGCAATGATTCTTCTGCGGAATGTGTGGGGGCATGTTTACAGCAATGACAAAGAGGTAATCAGATACGTGTCCTTCATGATGCCAACTTTGGCAATTTCTAGCTTTCTAGATGGCATCCAAAGTGCACTTTCAG GGGCTTTGGTTGGGGATAATTTTAGCATTTGTTGTGCAAGTGTTGTTTTACATAGTCATTGCTTTTCGAACTGA
- the LOC114176775 gene encoding protein DETOXIFICATION 16-like — MVPYLVSVSSNKAMDREDEKACIESPLIHITVEDRLKVDSIQLNKDKAIERAELYEEVRKQLWLAGPLVSVSILNYSLQIISVMFVGHLGQLPLSAASMATSFASVTGFSLLVGMASALDTLCGQSYGAKQHYMLGIHMQRAMLVLMIVSIHLAFIWANTGSILIAFGQDPEISAEAGQYARLMIPSLFAYGLLQCLNRFLQTQNIVFPMVLSSGVTTLLHIAICWTMVFKSGLGNRGAAIANAISYWINVLILILYVKFSPSCSKTWTGFSKEALHGIPSFLRLAIPSAVMVCLEMWSFEMMVLLSGLLPNPKLEASVLSICLNTSTTVWMIPFGLSGAVSTRVSNELGAGHPRAARLAVYFVFIMAIIEGTLIGAVMILLRNIWGYAYTNEVEVVQYVAIMLPILALSIFLDALQCVLSGTARGCGWQKKGAFINLGSYYLVGIPSAIFFSFVMHIGGKGLWLGIICALVVQVSCLFVITTRTDWEQEAKKAKERVYNSMTAGLIVS, encoded by the exons ATGGTGCCTTACCTCGTGTCTGTGTCTTCCAACAAAGCAATGGATAGAGAAGATGAAAAGGCATGTATAGAATCTCCATTGATACATATCACAGTGGAAGATAGGCTCAAAGTTGATAGCATACAACTGAACAAGGACAAGGCAATAGAGAGAGCTGAACTCTATGAAGAAGTGAGGAAACAGTTATGGCTAGCAGGGCCTTTAGTATCTGtttctatattaaattattccCTACAAATTATATCTGTAATGTTTGTGGGGCATCTCGGCCAATTGCCACTCTCTGCTGCTTCAATGGCTACTTCCTTTGCCTCTGTCACTGGTTTTAGTTTATTG GTGGGGATGGCCAGTGCTTTGGATACCTTGTGTGGCCAATCATATGGAGCAAAGCAGCACTATATGTTAGGCATACACATGCAGAGGGCTATGCTTGTTCTTATGATTGTTAGCATACACCTTGCATTTATTTGGGCAAACACAGGATCCATTCTAATTGCCTTTGGTCAAGATCCTGAAATATCTGCAGAAGCTGGACAATATGCTAGGCTTATGATTCCAAGCCTTTTTGCCTATGGCCTTCTTCAGTGCCTGAACAGATTTTTGCAGACTCAAAATATTGTATTTCCAATGGTGTTAAGTTCTGGAGTCACTACTTTACTCCATATTGCTATATGTTGGACCATGGTATTCAAATCTGGACTGGGGAACAGAGGAGCTGCCATAGCAAATGCTATATCCTATTGGATAAATGTCTTGATCCTGATACTCTACGTCAAGTTTTCTCCTTCATGTTCAAAAACATGGACTGGATTTTCGAAAGAGGCATTGCATGGCATCCCTTCTTTTCTTAGACTCGCAATTCCTTCTGCTGTTATGGTTTG CTTGGAGATGTGGTCATTTGAAATGATGGTTCTCCTCTCTGgccttcttccaaatccaaaaTTAGAAGCATCAGTGCTTTCTATATG TCTGAATACTTCGACAACTGTTTGGATGATCCCCTTTGGACTCAGTGGAGCTGTAAG CACTCGTGTCTCAAATGAGCTAGGAGCTGGTCACCCTCGAGCAGCACGCTTAGCTGTGTACTTTGTCTTTATAATGGCAATTATTGAAGGAACTTTAATAGGAGCAGTGATGATACTACTGCGCAATATTTGGGGCTATGCATATACTAATGAAGTGGAAGTGGTCCAATATGTAGCTATCATGTTGCCAATTCTTGCGTTATCCATTTTCCTGGATGCACTACAGTGTGTTCTTTCAG GCACAGCTAGAGGATGTGGTTGGCAAAAGAAAGGGGCTTTCATTAATCTTGGGTCATACTATTTAGTTGGGATTCCATCTgctatcttcttttcttttgtcatGCACATTGGTGGGAAG GGGCTTTGGCTGGGGATCATATGTGCACTAGTTGTTCAGGTGTCATGCCTTTTTGTAATCACAACACGCACTGACTGGGAGCAAGAG GCAAAGAAGGCTAAAGAAAGAGTGTACAATTCAATGACAGCAGGGTTAATAGTCTCATAA
- the LOC114179148 gene encoding 1-aminocyclopropane-1-carboxylate oxidase-like, whose protein sequence is MENFPVINLESINGEERKAVLEKIEDACENWGFFELVNHGIPLELLDTVERLTKEHYRKSMEQRFKEAVASKGLEGAQGEIKDMDWESTFFLRHLPHSNISEIPDLSEDYRKAMKEFAEKLEKLAEKLLDLLCENLGLEKGYLKKAFYGSKGPNFGTKVANYPPCPKPELVKGLRAHTDAGGIILLLQDDKVSGLQLLKDGNWVDVPPMRHSIVVNLGDQLEVITNGKYKSVEHRVITRTDGTRMSIASFYNPAGDAVIYPAPALLEKKTEVIDKVYPKFVFEDYMRLYATLKFQPKEPRFEAMKSVNTV, encoded by the exons ATGGAGAACTTCCCAGTGATCAACCTTGAGAGTATCAATGGTGAGGAGAGAAAGGCTGTTCTTGAGAAAATTGAAGATGCTTGTGAAAACTGGGGATTTTTTGAG TTGGTAAATCATGGAATACCCCTTGAACTTTTGGATACTGTGGAAAGGTTAACGAAAGAGCATTATAGGAAAAGCATGGAGCAAAGGTTCAAGGAGGCAGTGGCAAGCAAGGGGTTGGAGGGTGCACAAGGTGAGATTAAGGACATGGACTGGGAGAGCACCTTCTTCTTGCGCCATCTTCCACATTCCAACATCTCTGAAATTCCTGATCTTAGTGAAGACTACAG GAAGGCAATGAAGGAATTTGCAGAAAAATTGGAGAAACTTGCAGAGAAGCTGCTCGACCTTTTGTGTGAAAATCTTGGATTAGAGAAGGGGTACCTGAAGAAAGCCTTCTATGGATCAAAGGGTCCAAATTTTGGGACAAAGGTAGCAAACTACCCTCCATGTCCGAAGCCAGAGCTGGTGAAGGGTCTTCGTGCTCACACAGATGCAGGTGGGATTATCCTTCTCTTGCAAGATGACAAGGTCAGTGGCCTGCAGCTTCTCAAAGATGGTAACTGGGTGGATGTGCCTCCAATGCGCCACTCCATTGTTGTTAACCTTGGTGACCAGCTTGAG GTAATCACCAATGGGAAATACAAAAGTGTGGAGCACCGTGTGATTACTAGAACTGATGGGACTAGAATGTCCATAGCCTCATTCTACAACCCTGCTGGTGATGCTGTTATCTATCCTGCACCAGCGTTGCTGGAGAAGAAAACAGAAGTGATAGACAAAGTATACCCAAAATTTGTGTTTGAGGATTACATGAGGCTCTACGCTACACTGAAGTTCCAACCAAAGGAACCAAGATTCGAAGCTATGAAAAGCGTGAACACAGTTTAG
- the LOC114179147 gene encoding alpha-1,3-arabinosyltransferase XAT2-like isoform X1 codes for MIYDTVLAKSFSRYEQKKLGYGAFLSCLFIVFSLCTVFKPYLGPVHALNLKLFIGVDTKMLITRSSSQIAQQVEGKETKKEELLCTSEERTEFCQAKGDIRIQGKSSTVYIASSEATTLEKNMSRSLKPYARRDDVDAMILVREWTLKAENVVNQKVPECTQNHSIPAVLFSTGGYTGNHFHEFTDIVIPLFLTARKFNGEVQFIIADKRPWWISKHKPFLKKLSHYEIMDMDEDEGVHCFPSVNVGLKRYHKELSIDPQKYSYSMKDFRAFLRSSYALKRFQAIKIRNGQHRKPRLMILSRKRSRSFINTDEIEKMAKSFGFDVIVKEAGKSMWGFAHVVNSCDVLLGVHGAGLTNILFLPENAVFIQVVPYGGYALDWLATNDFGKPSKDMNIKYLEYKISLEESTLVEQYPLDHMFLKDPPLIGKIGWQEFKSVYLDKQNVKLDVHRFKPTLQRALELLHK; via the exons atgatttacgACACAGTGTTAGCCAAAAGCTTTAGTCGTTATGAGCAGAAAAAGTTGGGATATGGAGCATTTCTGAGCTGCTTGTTCATAGTTTTCAGTCTTTGCACTGTGTTTAAGCCTTACTTGGGTCCTGTGCATGCGT TGAACCTGAAGCTCTTCATAGGTGTTGACACCAAAATGCTGATCACCAGAAGCTCTTCACAAATAGCTCAACAAG ttgaagggaaagaaacaaagaaagagGAGCTACTGTGCACATCAGAAGAAAGAACAGAATTTTGCCAAGCAAAGGGGGATATCAGAATCCAAGGAAAATCCTCCACTGTATACATTGCTTCATCTGAGGCAACAACGTTGGAGAAAAACATGTCACGGAGTTTAAAGCCTTATGCAAGAAGGGATGATGTAGATGCAATGATTCTTGTAAGAGAATGGACATTGAAGGCGGAGAATGTTGTTAACCAGAAAGTTCCTGAATGCACCCAAAATCACAGCATTCCAGCTGTACTGTTTTCTACAGGAGGGTACACTGGTAACCACTTCCATGAATTCACTGACATTGTTATTCCGTTGTTTTTGACTGCTAGAAAGTTCAATGGAGAAGTGCAGTTTATCATAGCAGATAAGCGTCCATGGTGGATTTCAAAGCACAAACCTTTTCTTAAGAAGCTGTCCCATTATGAGATTATGGACATGGATGAAGATGAAGGAGTTCATTGCTTCCCAAGTGTCAATGTGGGTCTCAAACGGTACCATAAAGAACTAAGCATTGACCCTCAAAAATACTCATACTCCATGAAGGACTTCAGAGCTTTTTTGAGAAGCTCCTATGCATTGAAGAGATTCCAAGCAATCAAAATCAGAAACGGTCAACATAGGAAGCCAAGGCTCATGATTCTGTCAAGAAAAAGATCAAGATCTTTCATTAACACtgatgaaatagaaaaaatggcCAAGAGTTTCGGTTTTGATGTCATTGTTAAGGAAGCAGGGAAGAGCATGTGGGGGTTTGCTCATGTTGTGAATTCCTGTGATGTGTTATTGGGAGTTCATGGAGCAGGTCTCACCAACATACTTTTCCTTCCGGAAAATGCAGTTTTCATACAGGTTGTGCCTTATGGTGGGTATGCATTGGACTGGCTTGCCACAAATGACTTTGGAAAGCCATCAAAGGATATGAACATAAAGTACTTGGAATATAAAATAAGCTTGGAAGAAAGCACCCTTGTAGAACAATACCCTCTAGATCACATGTTTCTAAAGGATCCTCCATTGATTGGGAAAATAGGGTGGCAAGAATTTAAGTCTGTGTATTTGGACAAGCAAAATGTAAAGCTTGATGTTCATAGGTTTAAGCCTACATTGCAGAGAGCTCTTGAGCTATTGCATAAATAA
- the LOC114179147 gene encoding alpha-1,3-arabinosyltransferase XAT2-like isoform X2, producing the protein MLITRSSSQIAQQVEGKETKKEELLCTSEERTEFCQAKGDIRIQGKSSTVYIASSEATTLEKNMSRSLKPYARRDDVDAMILVREWTLKAENVVNQKVPECTQNHSIPAVLFSTGGYTGNHFHEFTDIVIPLFLTARKFNGEVQFIIADKRPWWISKHKPFLKKLSHYEIMDMDEDEGVHCFPSVNVGLKRYHKELSIDPQKYSYSMKDFRAFLRSSYALKRFQAIKIRNGQHRKPRLMILSRKRSRSFINTDEIEKMAKSFGFDVIVKEAGKSMWGFAHVVNSCDVLLGVHGAGLTNILFLPENAVFIQVVPYGGYALDWLATNDFGKPSKDMNIKYLEYKISLEESTLVEQYPLDHMFLKDPPLIGKIGWQEFKSVYLDKQNVKLDVHRFKPTLQRALELLHK; encoded by the exons ATGCTGATCACCAGAAGCTCTTCACAAATAGCTCAACAAG ttgaagggaaagaaacaaagaaagagGAGCTACTGTGCACATCAGAAGAAAGAACAGAATTTTGCCAAGCAAAGGGGGATATCAGAATCCAAGGAAAATCCTCCACTGTATACATTGCTTCATCTGAGGCAACAACGTTGGAGAAAAACATGTCACGGAGTTTAAAGCCTTATGCAAGAAGGGATGATGTAGATGCAATGATTCTTGTAAGAGAATGGACATTGAAGGCGGAGAATGTTGTTAACCAGAAAGTTCCTGAATGCACCCAAAATCACAGCATTCCAGCTGTACTGTTTTCTACAGGAGGGTACACTGGTAACCACTTCCATGAATTCACTGACATTGTTATTCCGTTGTTTTTGACTGCTAGAAAGTTCAATGGAGAAGTGCAGTTTATCATAGCAGATAAGCGTCCATGGTGGATTTCAAAGCACAAACCTTTTCTTAAGAAGCTGTCCCATTATGAGATTATGGACATGGATGAAGATGAAGGAGTTCATTGCTTCCCAAGTGTCAATGTGGGTCTCAAACGGTACCATAAAGAACTAAGCATTGACCCTCAAAAATACTCATACTCCATGAAGGACTTCAGAGCTTTTTTGAGAAGCTCCTATGCATTGAAGAGATTCCAAGCAATCAAAATCAGAAACGGTCAACATAGGAAGCCAAGGCTCATGATTCTGTCAAGAAAAAGATCAAGATCTTTCATTAACACtgatgaaatagaaaaaatggcCAAGAGTTTCGGTTTTGATGTCATTGTTAAGGAAGCAGGGAAGAGCATGTGGGGGTTTGCTCATGTTGTGAATTCCTGTGATGTGTTATTGGGAGTTCATGGAGCAGGTCTCACCAACATACTTTTCCTTCCGGAAAATGCAGTTTTCATACAGGTTGTGCCTTATGGTGGGTATGCATTGGACTGGCTTGCCACAAATGACTTTGGAAAGCCATCAAAGGATATGAACATAAAGTACTTGGAATATAAAATAAGCTTGGAAGAAAGCACCCTTGTAGAACAATACCCTCTAGATCACATGTTTCTAAAGGATCCTCCATTGATTGGGAAAATAGGGTGGCAAGAATTTAAGTCTGTGTATTTGGACAAGCAAAATGTAAAGCTTGATGTTCATAGGTTTAAGCCTACATTGCAGAGAGCTCTTGAGCTATTGCATAAATAA